A portion of the Candidatus Pristimantibacillus lignocellulolyticus genome contains these proteins:
- a CDS encoding GTP pyrophosphokinase family protein, with protein MNNYQLISNQVEQFKKMRDEVTRVMMMYQFALTELETKIEILKEEYQLLHDYNPIEHTKSRVKSFESIIGKIQRKNLQFSIDSIRNEIKDVAGIRITCSFISDIYRVQEMLQKHFDVEIFEMKDYISNPKPNGYRSLHLIAGVPVVMTTGREIVCVEIQIRTIAMDFWASLEHKIFYKYDQAVPSKLTLELKQAADAANNLDEQMERLHHEITIIKENQDNDDNDEFTRLLLNQVSKSQLKLPNIFEQALIELPGTLEMSDERIEEKKGE; from the coding sequence ATGAACAACTATCAGCTGATCTCTAATCAAGTAGAACAATTTAAAAAAATGCGCGATGAGGTTACACGAGTAATGATGATGTACCAATTCGCCCTGACAGAATTAGAAACTAAAATTGAAATATTGAAAGAAGAATATCAACTTCTGCATGATTATAATCCAATTGAGCATACAAAATCTCGCGTCAAATCATTTGAAAGTATTATTGGAAAAATCCAAAGGAAAAATCTTCAATTTTCAATTGATAGCATTCGCAACGAAATTAAGGATGTTGCTGGAATTCGTATTACTTGTTCTTTCATCTCTGACATTTACCGTGTGCAAGAGATGTTACAGAAGCATTTTGATGTGGAAATATTTGAAATGAAAGATTATATATCAAATCCAAAGCCTAATGGATACCGTAGTCTTCATCTTATCGCGGGTGTTCCTGTCGTTATGACTACTGGACGAGAAATCGTATGCGTTGAAATTCAGATTCGTACCATTGCGATGGATTTTTGGGCAAGTCTAGAACATAAGATTTTCTATAAATACGATCAAGCAGTCCCTTCCAAACTTACGTTGGAATTAAAGCAAGCTGCTGATGCTGCTAATAATTTAGATGAACAGATGGAGCGATTACATCACGAAATTACGATTATTAAAGAAAATCAAGATAACGATGATAATGATGAATTTACAAGACTTTTGCTTAATCAAGTGAGCAAGTCGCAATTAAAACTTCCTAATATATTTGAGCAGGCATTGATAGAATTACCTGGTACTTTAGAAATGTCTGATGAAAGGATTGAAGAGAAAAAAGGCGAATAA
- the gatC gene encoding Asp-tRNA(Asn)/Glu-tRNA(Gln) amidotransferase subunit GatC: MSITLKDVDHVANLARLELSDAEKTQFTDQLNAILKYAEKLNELDTENVEPTSHVFELVNVMREDVQKDSLSIEKVLLNAPDEEDDQIKVPAVLE, translated from the coding sequence ATGAGTATAACGTTAAAAGATGTTGACCATGTAGCTAACCTTGCACGCTTGGAGCTATCTGATGCTGAAAAAACTCAGTTTACGGATCAGCTTAATGCTATTTTGAAGTATGCTGAAAAACTTAATGAGTTGGACACTGAAAATGTGGAGCCTACAAGCCATGTGTTTGAACTTGTAAATGTTATGCGTGAAGATGTACAGAAGGATTCCTTATCAATTGAAAAGGTACTTCTTAATGCACCTGACGAAGAAGATGATCAAATTAAAGTGCCTGCGGTACTTGAATAA
- a CDS encoding ATPase, which translates to MLPLGSKVVFIEDQFEQKLPIGEYGYIIAYDRNADNVFDYVVRVPALNRNFAVPDEDIELEEELLKQEAEEIEKEALIDYALATHNEQLFYNIMNGVAEEVEEESEPKIVSGEDFIRQINLKAWI; encoded by the coding sequence ATGTTGCCACTTGGATCTAAAGTCGTATTTATAGAGGATCAATTTGAACAGAAGCTTCCTATAGGTGAGTATGGGTACATCATTGCATATGATCGTAATGCCGATAACGTGTTTGATTATGTCGTTCGTGTACCTGCACTTAATCGCAATTTTGCTGTTCCTGATGAAGATATTGAGCTTGAAGAAGAGCTTCTTAAGCAGGAAGCAGAGGAAATTGAGAAGGAAGCTTTAATTGATTATGCACTTGCTACACATAACGAGCAATTATTTTATAATATTATGAATGGCGTAGCTGAGGAAGTTGAAGAAGAAAGTGAACCTAAGATTGTATCGGGTGAAGACTTTATTCGGCAAATTAATCTAAAGGCGTGGATCTAA
- the gatA gene encoding Asp-tRNA(Asn)/Glu-tRNA(Gln) amidotransferase subunit GatA: MSPFELSIQEVGAKLRNKELSVTELVDASYHRIAETDESIKAFITLNEEAARKQASQLEVKLANGQAEGALFGLPAGIKDNIVTEGLLTTCASQFLSNYNPIYDATVTRKLRDAGTVTIGKLNMDEFAMGGSNENSSYFPTRNPWNTDYVPGGSSGGSAAAVAAGQVYFSLGSDTGGSIRQPAAYCGIVGLKPTYGLVSRFGLVAFASSLDQIGPLTKNVEDAAHVLQAIAGHDPKESTSANVTIPNYADALTGGVKGLRIAVPKEYLGEGIDPRVKEAVMNALKTYESLGATWEEVSLPHTEYAIATYYLLASSEASSNLARFDGVRYGVRAENPENLIDLYRKSRSQGFGSEVKRRIMLGTYALSSGYYDAYYLKAQKVRTLIKQDFDQVFEKYDLVVGPTAPTPAFRIGEQVGDPLTMYLNDICTIPVSLAGVPAISVPCGQVDGMPIGLQIIGKAFDESTVLRAAHAFEANTEFHKQRPQL; this comes from the coding sequence TTGTCACCATTTGAATTAAGCATCCAAGAAGTTGGAGCAAAGCTAAGAAATAAAGAGCTTTCTGTTACAGAATTAGTCGATGCATCGTACCATCGAATTGCTGAAACAGATGAGAGCATTAAAGCATTTATTACATTGAATGAGGAAGCTGCTCGTAAGCAAGCCTCTCAATTAGAAGTAAAGCTAGCAAATGGACAAGCAGAAGGCGCTTTGTTCGGTTTGCCTGCAGGTATTAAAGATAATATCGTTACTGAAGGATTGCTAACTACATGTGCTAGTCAATTTTTAAGTAATTACAATCCAATTTATGACGCTACTGTAACACGTAAGCTACGTGATGCAGGTACTGTTACTATTGGTAAATTAAACATGGACGAATTTGCTATGGGTGGTTCCAATGAGAACTCTAGCTATTTCCCAACACGTAACCCTTGGAATACTGATTATGTTCCTGGTGGTTCAAGTGGTGGTTCTGCAGCTGCTGTTGCAGCAGGACAAGTATACTTCTCACTAGGTTCTGATACAGGTGGATCGATTCGTCAACCAGCTGCATATTGCGGTATTGTTGGTTTGAAACCTACTTATGGTCTAGTATCTCGCTTTGGACTAGTAGCATTCGCATCATCTCTTGATCAAATCGGACCACTTACGAAAAATGTTGAGGACGCAGCTCATGTGCTTCAAGCTATCGCAGGTCACGATCCGAAAGAATCTACATCTGCTAATGTAACGATTCCGAATTATGCCGATGCACTTACAGGTGGTGTTAAAGGTCTACGTATTGCTGTTCCTAAAGAATATTTAGGAGAAGGTATTGATCCTCGTGTGAAAGAAGCAGTTATGAATGCTTTGAAAACATATGAATCACTTGGTGCTACTTGGGAAGAAGTATCATTGCCACATACAGAATATGCGATTGCAACTTATTACTTACTTGCTTCATCTGAAGCGTCTTCTAACCTTGCGCGTTTTGACGGAGTTCGTTATGGTGTTCGTGCGGAAAATCCTGAAAACCTAATTGATCTATATCGTAAATCTCGTAGTCAAGGATTTGGTTCTGAAGTTAAGCGTCGTATTATGCTAGGTACGTATGCATTAAGTTCTGGTTACTATGATGCGTATTATTTGAAAGCACAAAAAGTACGTACATTGATTAAACAAGACTTTGATCAAGTATTTGAAAAATATGATCTTGTTGTCGGACCTACTGCTCCTACTCCTGCATTCCGCATTGGTGAGCAAGTTGGTGATCCATTAACAATGTATCTTAACGATATTTGTACAATTCCAGTTTCTCTAGCTGGTGTTCCGGCAATTAGTGTACCATGTGGTCAAGTAGATGGTATGCCTATCGGTTTGCAAATTATCGGTAAAGCATTTGATGAATCCACAGTATTACGTGCAGCTCATGCATTTGAGGCTAATACTGAATTCCATAAGCAGCGCCCACAGCTATAA